The following proteins are encoded in a genomic region of Pikeienuella piscinae:
- the speD gene encoding adenosylmethionine decarboxylase, with amino-acid sequence MNSAHLFRLGTDLEYGATHEETDRHGDEAVSCYTLPLDDGYKLAADNDLFDAEREDHFMRRDGKVFAGTHLILEVVEGEGLDDQERIEAALRDCVTACGATLLHIHTHKFTPQGVSGVAVLAESHISVHTWPEIGYGAFDVFMCGDAEPRHAIGVLRRAFSAREVRVKELLRGEGIVEAAL; translated from the coding sequence ATGAACAGCGCCCACCTTTTCCGACTGGGGACCGACCTGGAATATGGCGCCACCCACGAGGAAACGGATCGTCACGGTGACGAGGCCGTGTCTTGCTACACACTTCCGCTTGACGACGGCTACAAGCTGGCCGCCGACAACGACCTTTTCGATGCGGAGCGGGAAGATCACTTCATGCGCCGCGACGGGAAGGTCTTCGCCGGCACGCACCTCATCCTCGAGGTGGTTGAGGGCGAGGGACTGGACGATCAGGAACGGATCGAAGCGGCGCTGCGCGATTGCGTGACCGCCTGCGGCGCGACGCTGCTCCATATCCACACGCACAAATTCACCCCGCAGGGCGTCTCCGGAGTCGCGGTGCTGGCGGAGAGCCACATCTCCGTCCACACATGGCCGGAGATCGGCTACGGCGCGTTCGACGTCTTCATGTGCGGCGACGCCGAACCTCGCCACGCGATCGGAGTCCTGCGCCGTGCGTTCAGCGCGCGAGAAGTGCGGGTGAAAGAGCTTCTGCGCGGCGAAGGGATTGTCGAGGCGGCGCTGTGA
- a CDS encoding iron-sulfur cluster assembly scaffold protein, producing the protein MPDTDLIQLYSKRILALAADIPLTRPLDGAPDGAAKKRSPLCGSTVSVALRVEDGQISEFAQDVKACALGQASAAVLGGVVIGRTRDEIASGRNALHAMLKAGAEPPGAPFDGLEVLAPAKDYKNRHASILLAWDATLAALDEAAAQRVG; encoded by the coding sequence ATGCCTGACACCGATCTCATCCAACTTTATTCCAAGCGCATTCTCGCGCTGGCCGCGGATATTCCGCTCACCCGCCCGCTTGACGGGGCGCCCGACGGCGCGGCGAAGAAGCGCTCGCCCCTTTGCGGCTCTACGGTTTCTGTCGCGCTTCGGGTTGAGGATGGCCAGATTTCCGAGTTCGCTCAGGACGTGAAGGCCTGCGCGCTCGGCCAGGCCTCCGCCGCCGTGCTCGGTGGCGTGGTGATTGGGCGGACTCGTGATGAAATCGCTAGTGGACGCAATGCTTTGCACGCCATGTTGAAAGCCGGCGCGGAGCCGCCGGGCGCACCCTTCGACGGGCTCGAGGTGCTGGCGCCGGCGAAAGATTACAAGAACCGCCACGCTTCGATCCTGCTGGCTTGGGACGCGACGCTCGCGGCGCTCGACGAGGCCGCGGCGCAACGCGTGGGCTGA
- a CDS encoding PaaI family thioesterase, whose translation MDERPLLLNAGEVLAYLEEVFPGVVGRFDVIELAPMRVRMRRRTGSGDIRPGGTVSGPAMFEAVDCGFYVALLAMIGREALTVTTNASINFFNKPAPTALICDVRILKLGKLLATGDATVWSEGQAQPVAHATLTYAIPPRRP comes from the coding sequence ATGGATGAGAGGCCGTTACTTCTGAACGCCGGAGAGGTTCTCGCCTATCTGGAGGAGGTTTTTCCTGGTGTCGTCGGCAGGTTCGACGTCATCGAACTCGCGCCGATGCGGGTCAGGATGCGGCGGAGAACCGGGTCGGGCGACATCCGCCCGGGCGGCACGGTCTCCGGCCCGGCGATGTTCGAGGCGGTGGATTGCGGCTTTTATGTCGCGCTTCTGGCGATGATCGGGCGCGAGGCGCTGACCGTGACCACGAATGCGTCGATCAACTTTTTCAACAAGCCGGCGCCAACGGCGCTGATCTGTGATGTGCGCATCCTTAAACTCGGCAAATTGCTCGCCACCGGGGATGCGACGGTCTGGTCCGAAGGTCAAGCGCAGCCGGTCGCGCATGCGACGCTTACCTACGCCATCCCGCCCCGGCGTCCGTGA
- a CDS encoding PaaI family thioesterase → MNTETLQKTMPFARTLGVKVISATPDLVEAEMTIRPDLCTAGGVAHGGVVISLADSLGGLGAFLNLPEGAAGTVTVESKTNLLGSAKSGATVKARTEPVQRGKRLQVWRTDITDEDGKPVALTIQTQLNL, encoded by the coding sequence ATGAATACTGAAACGCTCCAGAAAACCATGCCTTTCGCCAGGACGCTCGGCGTGAAGGTGATCTCCGCAACGCCCGATCTGGTCGAGGCGGAGATGACGATCCGCCCGGATCTCTGCACCGCCGGGGGCGTCGCGCATGGCGGGGTCGTCATCAGCCTCGCCGATTCGCTCGGCGGACTCGGCGCCTTCCTGAACCTTCCGGAAGGCGCGGCCGGCACCGTGACGGTGGAGAGCAAGACCAACCTTCTCGGGTCCGCGAAGTCCGGCGCGACGGTCAAGGCGCGGACGGAGCCGGTGCAGCGCGGCAAGCGTCTGCAGGTCTGGCGGACGGACATCACGGATGAGGACGGCAAGCCGGTCGCGCTGACGATCCAGACCCAGCTGAACCTCTGA
- a CDS encoding TetR/AcrR family transcriptional regulator, with protein MAVGHHRKKRPDAVRAALLTAAEDLAREHGLRSVTMQAVSDAAGVTKGGLLHHYPNRDALLRGLFEAYIARLEHAIADLMIADETRFGRFTRAYIRATLDPVAMESEPASAGVLSAFMGDPGLRKRWYEWLASQEAMHAETDSALNLRIARLAADGFWFAQADGVPLEDERGLRGEILRLANPANR; from the coding sequence ATGGCCGTTGGCCATCACAGAAAGAAGAGGCCCGACGCCGTTCGCGCCGCGCTTCTGACGGCCGCCGAGGACCTTGCGCGCGAGCACGGGCTCCGATCCGTCACCATGCAGGCGGTTTCGGACGCCGCAGGGGTGACGAAAGGCGGTCTGCTTCACCACTACCCTAACAGGGACGCCCTGCTTCGCGGGCTTTTCGAAGCCTATATCGCACGGCTTGAACATGCGATCGCAGATCTGATGATCGCCGATGAGACGCGTTTTGGCCGCTTCACCCGCGCCTACATTCGAGCGACTCTCGACCCCGTCGCAATGGAGAGCGAGCCGGCGTCGGCGGGGGTGCTTTCCGCCTTCATGGGCGATCCCGGCCTGCGGAAGCGTTGGTATGAATGGCTCGCGTCGCAAGAGGCGATGCATGCGGAGACGGATTCCGCCCTGAACCTGAGGATCGCGCGACTCGCGGCGGACGGGTTCTGGTTTGCGCAAGCGGATGGCGTTCCGCTCGAGGACGAGCGCGGCCTTCGCGGTGAGATCCTTCGACTCGCAAACCCTGCTAACCGCTGA
- a CDS encoding lysophospholipid acyltransferase family protein — protein sequence MRGATDHLRRTPGEISYAYSARSRAGRVVIRSIENLTGRPRLIRMALGYETEVSAGRDFWEVMTERYRVHVELGRGGLERIPVEGPLVIVANHPFGILDGMAMGRILSARRPHFRIVAHKIFHRARELEEMILPISFDETRAAQMVNLETRRQALAYLAGGGAIGIFPGGTVSTAKRPFGRPMDPAWRNFTARLVSRSGAHVVPVYFHGANSRMFQIASHLHPTLRVALLIKEFGARVGGAIQATIGAPLAPDAIRSAAGDPARLMDYLRDATYSLSPAPLDSLDYGFEFEPAYAARRRDDRRSDAV from the coding sequence ATGCGTGGCGCGACAGATCATTTAAGGCGAACACCGGGGGAGATCTCCTACGCTTACAGCGCGCGTTCGCGCGCCGGGCGGGTGGTGATCCGCTCCATCGAGAACCTGACCGGACGGCCCCGGCTGATTCGCATGGCGCTCGGCTATGAGACCGAGGTTTCGGCGGGGCGCGATTTCTGGGAGGTGATGACCGAGCGTTACCGCGTCCATGTCGAGCTCGGGAGGGGCGGGCTGGAGCGGATTCCGGTGGAAGGGCCGCTGGTGATCGTCGCCAACCACCCGTTCGGCATTCTCGACGGCATGGCGATGGGGCGAATACTCTCCGCCCGCCGGCCGCATTTTCGCATCGTGGCGCACAAGATCTTTCACCGCGCACGCGAGCTTGAAGAGATGATCCTGCCGATCAGCTTCGACGAGACCCGCGCCGCGCAGATGGTCAATCTGGAGACCCGCAGACAGGCGCTCGCCTATCTCGCAGGGGGCGGCGCCATCGGGATTTTCCCGGGCGGCACCGTCTCCACCGCGAAACGGCCGTTCGGGCGACCGATGGACCCGGCCTGGCGGAACTTCACCGCGCGGCTCGTGTCGCGTTCCGGGGCGCACGTGGTCCCGGTCTATTTTCACGGCGCCAACAGCCGCATGTTCCAGATTGCGAGCCATTTGCACCCGACGCTGCGGGTCGCGCTCCTGATCAAGGAGTTCGGCGCCCGGGTCGGCGGCGCGATCCAGGCGACGATCGGCGCGCCGCTGGCGCCGGACGCGATCCGGAGCGCGGCGGGCGACCCGGCGCGCCTGATGGATTACCTCCGCGACGCGACCTATTCGCTCTCTCCGGCGCCGCTCGATTCGCTCGATTACGGGTTCGAGTTCGAGCCGGCCTATGCCGCGCGGCGTCGCGACGATCGGCGTTCCGACGCCGTCTGA
- a CDS encoding DMT family transporter translates to MPPVFASYLALGGAILCEVTGSALLLKSEQFTRVAPTVLMALFYIGSFYLLSLALRSIPLGVAYAIWAGLGVVLTAAISTLFFRQSFDLAAWVGIGFIVTGVVILNGVSRSTGH, encoded by the coding sequence ATGCCACCCGTCTTCGCCTCTTATCTCGCTCTCGGCGGCGCCATTCTCTGCGAGGTGACCGGCTCCGCTCTGCTGCTCAAGTCGGAGCAATTCACCAGGGTCGCGCCGACCGTGTTGATGGCGCTGTTCTACATCGGCTCGTTCTATCTGCTTTCGCTGGCGCTGCGGTCCATCCCGCTCGGCGTCGCCTACGCGATCTGGGCTGGACTCGGCGTCGTGCTGACCGCCGCGATCAGCACCCTGTTCTTCCGTCAATCGTTCGATCTCGCTGCGTGGGTCGGAATCGGCTTCATTGTCACGGGCGTCGTCATTCTGAACGGCGTCTCGCGCTCGACGGGCCACTGA
- the rplM gene encoding 50S ribosomal protein L13: MKTYSARPADIEKKWVIVDASGVVLGRLASIVAMRLRGKHKATFTPHMDMGDNVIVINAEKVQMTGNKRADKTYYRHTGHPGGIKSRTAAQILDGAHPERVMEKAVERMMPGGPLSRKQLGNLRVYAGETHPHEAQAPEVLDVRSMNKKNTRSA, translated from the coding sequence ATGAAAACCTACAGCGCCAGACCGGCCGATATCGAGAAGAAATGGGTGATCGTCGACGCCAGCGGCGTCGTCCTGGGCCGCCTCGCCTCGATCGTCGCCATGCGGCTACGCGGCAAGCACAAGGCCACCTTCACGCCGCATATGGACATGGGCGACAATGTGATCGTCATCAACGCCGAGAAGGTGCAGATGACCGGCAACAAGCGCGCCGACAAGACCTATTATCGCCACACCGGCCATCCGGGCGGGATCAAGTCGCGCACCGCGGCGCAGATCCTCGACGGCGCGCATCCCGAGCGTGTGATGGAGAAGGCGGTGGAGCGGATGATGCCGGGCGGGCCGTTGAGCCGCAAGCAACTCGGAAATCTCCGGGTCTACGCCGGCGAGACGCACCCGCATGAGGCGCAGGCGCCCGAGGTGCTGGACGTCCGTTCGATGAACAAGAAGAACACGCGGAGCGCATGA
- a CDS encoding L,D-transpeptidase family protein, translating to MRRISLTPLVGLALLLLAGCAPPPQAEAPAPEPAPALTPVSSMQVVMDRFNVPFRTPLKGKAILVNIPSFELIAIEDGEEVFRSKVIVGAPGGPDTETPLVDTWVSVVRFRPTWRPTPTMVRSGEYQARTWPAGKGNPLGLAAIRLQPGMLIYLHDTNRKKLFERDMRALSHGCVRVERWDEVIAWLQGIDIEEVHQYANGRRTFDMPADPVPVYFRYYRAFPDSEGRLRTFDDVYGIGPSTDPFVSGARATIPTPPA from the coding sequence ATGCGCCGTATATCACTGACACCGCTTGTCGGCCTCGCACTTCTTCTCCTCGCGGGTTGCGCGCCGCCGCCGCAGGCTGAAGCGCCCGCGCCCGAACCCGCCCCCGCGCTTACGCCGGTATCGTCGATGCAGGTGGTGATGGATCGATTCAATGTGCCGTTCAGAACGCCGTTGAAGGGCAAGGCCATCCTCGTCAATATTCCATCGTTCGAACTGATCGCCATCGAAGATGGCGAGGAAGTCTTTCGCAGCAAGGTGATCGTCGGCGCGCCGGGTGGGCCGGACACCGAAACGCCGCTTGTCGACACCTGGGTCTCTGTCGTCCGCTTCCGGCCGACCTGGCGCCCGACCCCGACCATGGTCCGGAGTGGCGAATACCAGGCGCGGACTTGGCCCGCGGGCAAGGGCAATCCGCTCGGTCTCGCGGCCATCCGGCTGCAGCCCGGCATGCTGATCTATCTCCACGACACCAATCGCAAGAAACTCTTCGAGCGCGACATGCGCGCCCTTTCCCATGGTTGCGTCCGGGTCGAACGCTGGGACGAGGTGATCGCATGGCTCCAGGGGATCGACATCGAGGAGGTCCATCAATACGCCAACGGGCGCCGGACTTTCGACATGCCTGCCGACCCGGTCCCGGTGTATTTTCGCTATTATCGCGCATTTCCCGATTCGGAAGGGCGGCTGCGGACCTTTGACGACGTTTATGGCATTGGCCCATCAACCGATCCGTTCGTGAGCGGCGCGCGCGCGACGATTCCCACGCCGCCCGCGTAA
- the speE gene encoding polyamine aminopropyltransferase, producing the protein MNDWIDETLHPDYRQRLRAARMIYDSRTDHQRLQVFENPVFGRVLTLDGVVQVTEGDEYIYHEMLTHTPLLAHGAARRVLIIGGGDGGMAREVLRHGAVEEVVMVEIDASVVEFSKKWLPGISAGAFDDQRLRLEIADGADYVATADARFDVIIIDSTDPIGPGETLFTDSFYGRTRQRLADGGILVTQNGVPFLQPEELRGTMRAFRALFADATAYLATVPTYAGGPMAFGWGTDGQARETPEQVLEGRMGAAGLTGLRYYTPAVHKAAFALPGYVSRLVG; encoded by the coding sequence GTGAACGACTGGATCGACGAGACGCTGCACCCTGACTATCGCCAGCGGTTGCGTGCGGCGCGGATGATCTACGACAGCCGCACCGATCATCAGCGCCTCCAGGTCTTCGAGAACCCGGTCTTCGGCCGGGTTCTCACCCTCGACGGCGTTGTGCAGGTGACGGAGGGCGATGAGTACATCTATCATGAGATGCTCACCCACACGCCGCTGCTCGCCCATGGCGCGGCGCGGCGGGTTCTGATCATCGGCGGCGGCGACGGCGGCATGGCGCGCGAAGTGCTGCGTCATGGCGCGGTGGAAGAAGTCGTTATGGTGGAGATCGACGCCAGCGTCGTCGAGTTCTCGAAAAAATGGCTTCCCGGAATCTCCGCCGGCGCTTTCGACGATCAGCGACTCCGGTTGGAGATCGCCGATGGCGCCGATTATGTCGCGACCGCGGACGCGCGTTTCGACGTCATCATCATCGACAGCACCGACCCGATCGGGCCGGGCGAGACGCTGTTCACCGACAGTTTCTATGGGCGCACGCGCCAGCGCCTGGCGGATGGCGGCATCCTCGTCACCCAGAACGGGGTTCCATTTCTACAGCCCGAGGAACTGCGCGGGACGATGCGGGCCTTTCGCGCCCTGTTCGCCGATGCGACGGCCTATCTCGCCACGGTGCCGACCTACGCCGGCGGACCGATGGCCTTTGGCTGGGGAACCGATGGCCAGGCGCGCGAAACCCCGGAGCAGGTGCTGGAGGGGCGGATGGGCGCCGCCGGGCTGACCGGCCTTCGCTATTACACCCCCGCCGTCCACAAGGCGGCTTTCGCTCTGCCGGGCTATGTCAGCCGGCTGGTCGGCTGA
- the putA gene encoding bifunctional proline dehydrogenase/L-glutamate gamma-semialdehyde dehydrogenase PutA produces MDQIRHALRAAEKADEADCLAALTRVAALSPQDRAAAAVCAADLVRAVRGAGAPGLMESFLAEYGLSTVEGVALMCLAEALLRVPDSETIDDLIQDKIAPHDWGAHVGDSGSILVNASTWGLMLTGRVLDDEDTGVAGALRGMVRRLGEPVIRRAVGAAMREMGSAFVLGETIRAAMKRGDAMVAKGYTYSYDMLGEAARTMADADRYMAAYEAAIAAIAGRAKSDDIGANPGISVKLSALHPRYERKMKAVTAEEVSARLLKLAQQAKAARIGLNVDAEEVDRLDLSLDVIEAALSDPSLAGWDGFGVVVQAYQRRAPLVIDWLHALAEKKDRKIMVRLVKGAYWDTEIKRAQVMGLGNYPVFTRKAATDVSYLGCARKLLGMRDRIYPQFATHNAHSASAILIMAGGADESFEFQRLHGMGEALHEAIRKESGARCRIYAPVGAHEDLLAYLVRRLLENGANSSFVNQIVDEDVPAETVAADPFETLEAAPAPNPLIPAPADLFAPERRNAKGWDIAGETDLTEIDAARAPFLDHLWGEEGEVRLNPATGAPVGRVIWSDPDAVAGAVAAACAAAPDWAARPAAARAAVLERAADLYEAHFGEIFVLLAREAGKTLDDAVAELREAVDFLRYYAAGAPGAPGAARGVVACISPWNFPLAIFTGQIAAALAAGNAVVAKPAEQTPLIAALAIRLLHEAGVPIDALRLVQGAGDIGAALTAARGLGGVCFTGSTEVARLIERQLAKTAPEAMLIAETGGLNAMIVDSTALPEQAVRDIVASAFQSAGQRCSALRVLYVQEDVAPKLTEMLFGAMDALRIGDPLRLETDIGPVIDEEARETIENHVEAAQNEGRLLHRIAAPGAGVFSAPAAIRVSGIEAIEREVFGPVLHVATFPADRVDAVVRAVNAKGYGLTFGLHTRIDRRVQQVVDTAAVGNLYVNRNQIGAIVGSQPFGGEGLSGTGPKAGGPHYLARFRSRPAPRAAAAPAVAARPPLDGAAARALLGRLSPGDWAGRRDRIDILRELLRGRASAAMNAAAALDCGPLDLPGPTGESNRLRLAPLGRVICLGAGEALLGHAVQALRIGNAVLAIGPEATRAMVPLLDPRLPLLALDGDPPEGFLAAAHFEALALSEPSRAGALRLTLAGREGPLIRLIAEEIAPERFAAERSLSIDTTAAGGNAQLLAAVG; encoded by the coding sequence ATGGACCAGATACGCCACGCCCTCCGCGCCGCTGAAAAAGCCGACGAAGCGGACTGTCTCGCGGCGCTGACGCGGGTCGCCGCGCTCTCGCCCCAGGACCGGGCCGCCGCCGCCGTCTGCGCCGCCGATCTGGTGCGCGCGGTGCGCGGCGCCGGCGCGCCGGGGCTGATGGAGAGTTTTCTGGCCGAATACGGCCTTTCGACCGTGGAGGGCGTCGCGCTGATGTGCCTCGCCGAGGCGCTCTTGCGCGTACCGGACTCGGAGACCATCGACGATCTCATCCAGGACAAGATCGCTCCGCATGACTGGGGCGCCCATGTCGGAGATTCCGGGTCGATTCTCGTCAACGCCTCGACCTGGGGGCTGATGCTGACGGGCAGGGTGCTCGATGACGAGGACACCGGCGTCGCCGGCGCGCTTCGCGGCATGGTGCGCCGGCTCGGCGAGCCGGTGATCCGTCGCGCGGTCGGCGCCGCAATGCGGGAGATGGGTTCGGCCTTCGTCCTTGGCGAAACGATCCGCGCGGCGATGAAGCGCGGCGATGCGATGGTCGCCAAGGGCTACACCTATTCCTACGACATGCTGGGCGAGGCGGCGCGGACCATGGCCGACGCCGACCGCTACATGGCCGCCTACGAAGCCGCCATCGCCGCCATCGCCGGGCGGGCGAAATCCGACGATATCGGCGCCAATCCGGGGATATCGGTGAAACTCTCCGCACTCCATCCCCGCTATGAGCGGAAGATGAAGGCGGTGACCGCGGAGGAAGTGTCGGCGCGGCTCCTGAAGCTCGCGCAGCAGGCGAAGGCGGCGCGGATCGGCCTCAATGTCGACGCCGAGGAGGTCGATCGGCTCGATCTCTCGCTCGACGTGATCGAGGCGGCGCTCTCCGACCCGTCGCTTGCGGGGTGGGACGGGTTCGGCGTTGTCGTTCAGGCCTATCAGCGCCGCGCCCCGCTGGTGATCGACTGGCTTCACGCGCTTGCCGAGAAGAAAGACCGCAAGATCATGGTCCGCCTGGTGAAAGGCGCCTATTGGGACACCGAGATCAAGCGTGCGCAGGTCATGGGCCTCGGCAATTATCCAGTATTCACCCGCAAGGCCGCGACCGATGTCAGCTATCTCGGCTGCGCCCGCAAACTGCTCGGCATGCGGGATCGGATCTATCCGCAATTCGCCACCCATAACGCGCACAGCGCCTCGGCGATCCTGATCATGGCTGGCGGGGCCGATGAGAGTTTCGAGTTCCAGCGCCTGCACGGCATGGGCGAGGCGCTGCATGAAGCGATCCGTAAAGAGTCCGGCGCCCGCTGCCGGATATACGCGCCGGTCGGCGCGCATGAGGATCTCCTCGCCTATCTCGTCCGCCGGCTGCTGGAGAACGGCGCGAACTCCAGCTTCGTCAACCAGATCGTCGATGAGGACGTTCCCGCCGAAACCGTCGCCGCCGACCCGTTCGAGACGCTGGAGGCGGCGCCGGCCCCGAACCCGCTGATCCCGGCCCCCGCCGACCTTTTCGCGCCGGAGCGGCGGAACGCGAAGGGCTGGGACATCGCCGGCGAGACCGATCTCACGGAGATCGACGCCGCCCGCGCCCCCTTCCTCGACCACCTCTGGGGCGAGGAAGGCGAGGTGCGGCTGAACCCCGCCACCGGCGCGCCGGTCGGCCGCGTCATCTGGTCCGATCCGGACGCCGTCGCCGGGGCGGTCGCGGCCGCGTGCGCCGCCGCGCCGGACTGGGCGGCGCGCCCCGCCGCCGCGCGCGCAGCGGTTCTGGAGCGGGCCGCCGATCTCTATGAGGCACATTTCGGCGAGATCTTCGTCCTCCTCGCCCGCGAGGCCGGCAAGACGCTGGACGACGCGGTGGCGGAGCTTCGCGAGGCTGTCGATTTTCTGCGCTACTACGCCGCGGGCGCGCCAGGCGCGCCAGGCGCGGCGCGCGGCGTCGTCGCCTGCATCTCCCCTTGGAATTTCCCACTCGCGATCTTCACCGGTCAGATCGCCGCCGCGCTGGCTGCCGGGAATGCGGTGGTCGCGAAACCAGCCGAACAGACGCCGCTGATCGCAGCGCTCGCGATCCGGCTGCTGCATGAGGCCGGGGTTCCCATCGACGCACTCCGCCTCGTTCAGGGCGCGGGTGATATCGGCGCGGCGCTGACCGCCGCTCGCGGTCTCGGAGGGGTCTGTTTCACCGGCTCGACGGAGGTCGCGCGGCTGATCGAGCGTCAACTCGCGAAAACTGCGCCCGAGGCGATGCTGATCGCGGAGACCGGCGGGCTCAACGCGATGATCGTCGACAGCACCGCGCTTCCCGAACAGGCGGTGCGCGACATCGTCGCCTCCGCCTTCCAGAGCGCCGGCCAGCGCTGCTCGGCGCTCCGTGTCCTATACGTGCAGGAGGACGTGGCGCCGAAGCTGACGGAAATGCTCTTCGGCGCGATGGATGCGTTGCGGATCGGCGACCCGCTGCGGCTGGAGACGGATATCGGCCCGGTGATTGACGAAGAGGCGCGCGAGACGATCGAGAACCATGTCGAGGCGGCGCAGAACGAAGGGCGGCTCCTGCATCGCATCGCGGCGCCCGGGGCCGGCGTGTTCTCCGCCCCGGCTGCGATCCGCGTCAGTGGAATCGAGGCGATCGAGCGCGAGGTTTTCGGTCCCGTCCTGCATGTCGCCACCTTTCCCGCCGATCGGGTCGATGCGGTGGTGCGCGCGGTCAACGCAAAAGGTTACGGGTTGACCTTCGGCCTTCACACCAGGATCGACCGGCGCGTGCAGCAGGTCGTGGACACCGCCGCGGTCGGTAATCTTTACGTCAACAGGAACCAGATCGGCGCTATCGTCGGCTCGCAGCCCTTCGGCGGCGAAGGGCTTTCGGGAACCGGGCCGAAGGCCGGCGGCCCGCATTACCTCGCTCGGTTTCGCTCCCGCCCTGCGCCTCGCGCCGCGGCGGCGCCAGCCGTCGCCGCGCGGCCGCCTCTCGATGGGGCGGCCGCGCGCGCTCTTCTCGGCCGGCTCTCGCCGGGGGACTGGGCCGGGCGGCGGGACCGGATCGACATCCTGCGCGAATTGTTGCGCGGGCGCGCGTCGGCGGCGATGAACGCGGCGGCGGCGCTCGATTGCGGCCCGCTCGATCTGCCGGGACCGACCGGAGAATCGAACCGGCTGCGCCTTGCGCCGCTTGGCCGCGTGATCTGCCTCGGGGCGGGGGAGGCGCTGCTCGGTCATGCGGTTCAGGCGCTGCGGATCGGTAACGCCGTCCTCGCGATCGGGCCGGAGGCGACGCGCGCCATGGTGCCGCTTCTCGACCCGCGTTTGCCGTTGCTAGCGCTGGACGGCGATCCGCCAGAGGGTTTCCTCGCTGCGGCGCATTTCGAAGCGCTGGCGCTTTCGGAACCGTCACGCGCGGGCGCGCTTCGTCTTACCCTCGCCGGCCGGGAGGGGCCGCTTATCCGGCTCATCGCCGAGGAGATTGCGCCGGAGCGTTTCGCTGCTGAGCGTTCGCTCTCGATCGACACGACCGCGGCGGGCGGCAACGCGCAGCTTCTGGCGGCGGTGGGGTAG
- the hisI gene encoding phosphoribosyl-AMP cyclohydrolase, with product MSEPFDPATLVYDARGLIPAIAQDATSGEVLMMAWMNARAVAETLASGRVTYWSRSRAELWRKGDTSGHIQRLKELRVDCDRDCLLLSVEQTGAACHTNRRSCFYTAIIEGEEVEMIAPETS from the coding sequence ATGTCTGAGCCGTTTGACCCTGCGACATTGGTCTATGATGCGCGCGGTCTGATCCCTGCGATCGCTCAGGATGCGACTTCCGGCGAAGTGCTGATGATGGCGTGGATGAACGCGCGCGCCGTCGCCGAGACGCTCGCGAGCGGGCGCGTGACCTATTGGTCGCGCTCGCGCGCCGAACTCTGGAGGAAGGGAGACACCTCCGGCCATATCCAGCGCCTGAAAGAATTGCGCGTCGATTGCGACCGCGACTGTCTTCTCCTCAGCGTCGAGCAGACCGGCGCAGCCTGCCACACCAACCGGCGGAGTTGCTTTTATACCGCCATCATCGAAGGTGAGGAAGTTGAAATGATCGCACCCGAGACGTCATGA
- the rpsI gene encoding 30S ribosomal protein S9: MAEEIKSLDDLKDAVDASGVAAADTTVEEVAAPREPVRDALGRSYATGKRKDAVARVWVRPGSGKIMVNGKEMATYFARPVLQMVLKQAFTVANVDGQFDVMAKVKGGGLSGQAGAVKHGVSKALSLYDPALRPALKAAGFLTRDSRVVERKKYGRRKARRSFQFSKR; encoded by the coding sequence ATGGCTGAAGAGATCAAATCGCTCGACGATCTGAAGGACGCGGTGGACGCGAGCGGCGTCGCCGCCGCCGATACGACGGTCGAAGAGGTCGCGGCCCCGCGTGAGCCGGTGCGTGACGCGCTTGGCCGGTCCTACGCCACCGGCAAGCGGAAGGACGCGGTCGCCCGCGTCTGGGTTCGCCCCGGTTCCGGCAAGATCATGGTGAACGGCAAGGAAATGGCGACCTATTTCGCCCGTCCGGTGTTGCAGATGGTTCTGAAGCAGGCGTTCACCGTCGCCAATGTCGACGGCCAGTTTGACGTGATGGCGAAGGTGAAGGGCGGCGGACTTTCCGGCCAAGCCGGCGCGGTCAAGCACGGCGTCTCCAAGGCGCTCAGCCTCTACGATCCGGCGCTGCGCCCCGCGCTGAAGGCGGCGGGCTTCCTGACCCGCGACAGCCGTGTCGTCGAACGCAAGAAATACGGCCGCCGCAAAGCACGCCGGAGCTTTCAGTTCTCCAAGCGCTGA